The Candidatus Nanopelagicales bacterium genome includes the window AGATGGCTGGCGGCGTTGACCTCGGTGCGCTGTATTCGATGGCGCGCATGCTCCGCATTCAGGGGGTGGGGTAGCAATGGCGAACACGAGCGCTGCGGGCCGACGATCCCTGCCCACCGATACCCCGAGCCTTGCCGTCGACGAATTAATCGATGACCGCGGCGTACGAGTCATCGTCTGTTGCGGTTCCGGCGGAGTGGGCAAAACCACGACCGCGGCCGCGTTGGCGTTGCGAGCCGCCGAACGTGGTCGCAAAGTGTGCGTGCTCACGATCGACCCAGCCAAGCGCCTTGCCCAGTCAATGGGACTCGTCGAGCTTGACAACACTCCGCGGACAGTGCGCGACATCGATGACTCCGCCGGTGGCCACCTCGACGCGATGATGCTGGATATGAAGCGGACCTTCGACGAGATCGTGGAGGCGCACGCTGAGCCCGAACGCTCGGCCGCCATCTTGGAGAACCCCTTCTACCAAGCACTTTCCACATCGTTTGCCGGCACGCAGGAGTACATGGCAATGGAGAAGCTGGGGCAGCTGCGGGAGACCTCGGAGACCACAGGGCAGTGGGATCTGATCGTGGTGGACACCCCACCGTCGCGCTCGGCGCTGGACTTCCTCGATGCACCCAAACGGCTCGGTTCTTTCTTGGACGGCCGCCTGATGCGGCTACTGAGCGCTCCGGCCCGGGGTGCCGGTCGATTCTCCGCACGGGTCATGACGGCCGGTTTCGGCATGGTGACCGGCGTGATGACAAAGATCATCGGCGCGCAGGTGCTCAAGGATCTGCAGACCTTCGTGGCCTCGTTCGATGCCCTGTTCGGCGGCTTCCGCGCACGAGCCGAGGCGACATTTGCCCAGCTGCAGGCGCCAGACACGCGGTTCGTCGTGGTCGCAGCACCGGAACGCGACGCACTGCGGGAGGCGTCCTACTTCGTGGAGCGACTTGCCTCAGAGCAGATGCCCCTTGCTGGCCTGATCCTCAACCGCGTTCAGCGCCAATCCTTGCCGCAGTTGTCCGCTTCGGCGGCGCTAGCGGGCGCCGACCGCCTGGACGAACACGGCGACCACCCCTTGACCTCTGGGTTACTGCGGCTGCACGCCGACCGAGCCGAGACAGCGACTCGTCAACGTCGGCTGGCCGAACGATTCTGCGGTGCCCACCCTCGGGTTCCGGCAGCATCGGTCGCCGCCCTCGCTGGCGATGTCCACGACCTCGATGGCCTGCGCGAGGTCGGCGACTTGCTGGCCGACCAGTAGCCAGTCAGGCGCCTATTCAGGCACCCTCGGGGCACCAGCGGGACGCCACGACGTCAGACTGCGGCGCGGTGATCAGACCGGAGTCGGATGACGTTGTCCTGCGCCTGCGACGCTTGGCGGGGCAACGCCACATTGACCTCGTCAAGGTGGTTGCTGCGAGCGGTCTCAAGCAGGCGTCGCCAGGACTGGACATCGGGACGACGACGAAGCAGGGCACGACGCTCGCGTTCGGTCATGCCGCCCCAGACACCGAACTCGATCTCGTTGTCCAGCGAATCGGCCAGGCATTCGGTTCGAACCGGACACCCGCCACAGATGGCCTTAGCGCGGTTTTGCGCTGCCCCCTGAACGAACAGTTGATCCGGATCTGTCCCTCGGCACGCCGCGTGGGCGGGCCAATCATTTATCCACTTCATTGTTACCCTTCAAAGGCAGAATCAGGATCGCAGCACACCCATGCTGAGGCTGCGAATCACTGAGCTTTTGGGACGCGTCGCGTAACCGTACGTTCACTCTCCGGTAACTAAAAGGTCAGTTCGGACTAAATCTAGTGGTCAATTCGGACTAGTTACGGACAGTAAGGGACAGAGTCAGGCCTGTGATTTCAACCCATTGCACCGATAACGAAACCGAGACGCTTAGGCTTTCGTCTCATGGTCGTGCCACCTCCCCCCCAGAGTCGCCGACCCAACCGTGCCGAGACGGCGCGAAGGTTCGTACTCGTGAGCGCGCTGGCTGGCGCAATCGTGGCAGCGATGGCGTTGCCGTTTGCTGGCGGAGTGGCTGTCGCAACCAAACAAGCCACGACGACTTTCGACTCACTGCCCGCTGAACTCAAGTCGCTGCCGTTGCCGCAACGCTCGTACATCACCGACGTCAACGGCAACAAGATCGCCACCCTCTACAGCGAGAACCGTGTCGTCGTTCCACTGGACGACATCT containing:
- a CDS encoding ArsA family ATPase — protein: MPTDTPSLAVDELIDDRGVRVIVCCGSGGVGKTTTAAALALRAAERGRKVCVLTIDPAKRLAQSMGLVELDNTPRTVRDIDDSAGGHLDAMMLDMKRTFDEIVEAHAEPERSAAILENPFYQALSTSFAGTQEYMAMEKLGQLRETSETTGQWDLIVVDTPPSRSALDFLDAPKRLGSFLDGRLMRLLSAPARGAGRFSARVMTAGFGMVTGVMTKIIGAQVLKDLQTFVASFDALFGGFRARAEATFAQLQAPDTRFVVVAAPERDALREASYFVERLASEQMPLAGLILNRVQRQSLPQLSASAALAGADRLDEHGDHPLTSGLLRLHADRAETATRQRRLAERFCGAHPRVPAASVAALAGDVHDLDGLREVGDLLADQ
- a CDS encoding WhiB family transcriptional regulator; translation: MKWINDWPAHAACRGTDPDQLFVQGAAQNRAKAICGGCPVRTECLADSLDNEIEFGVWGGMTERERRALLRRRPDVQSWRRLLETARSNHLDEVNVALPRQASQAQDNVIRLRSDHRAAV